The following are encoded together in the Streptomyces tsukubensis genome:
- a CDS encoding response regulator translates to MRVLVVEDEAVAADAHRLYVERVPGFTVAGVAHSAAEARRALERTPVDLLLLDLYLPDGHGLRLVRSLRSAGHHADVIAVTSARDLTVVREGVSLGVVQYVLKPFTFATLRDRLVRYAHFRTAAGEASGQDEVDRALATLRAPHSAELPKGLSGPTLERVTGTLRRESGRGAGAGSATGLTAAATAEAVGISRITARRYLEHLVDSGRATKSPHYGQVGRPELHYRWVAGVAGTGGGGRQGGG, encoded by the coding sequence ATCCGGGTGCTGGTCGTGGAGGACGAGGCGGTCGCCGCCGACGCGCACCGGCTGTACGTCGAGCGGGTGCCGGGGTTCACGGTGGCCGGGGTGGCCCATTCGGCGGCGGAAGCGCGGCGGGCCCTGGAGCGGACGCCGGTCGATCTGCTCCTGCTCGACCTCTACCTCCCCGACGGGCACGGGCTGCGCCTGGTGCGCTCGCTGCGTTCCGCCGGGCATCACGCCGACGTGATCGCCGTGACCTCCGCGCGGGATCTGACGGTGGTACGGGAGGGCGTGTCGCTCGGCGTGGTGCAGTACGTGCTGAAGCCCTTCACCTTCGCGACCCTCCGCGACCGGCTGGTCCGCTACGCGCACTTCCGTACGGCGGCCGGTGAGGCGAGCGGCCAGGACGAGGTCGATCGCGCGCTGGCCACCCTGCGCGCCCCGCACTCGGCCGAGCTGCCCAAAGGGCTCAGCGGGCCGACACTCGAACGGGTGACAGGCACACTGCGACGGGAATCAGGCCGGGGCGCGGGCGCGGGATCCGCCACGGGGCTGACGGCGGCCGCGACGGCGGAAGCGGTGGGTATCTCCCGCATCACAGCCCGCCGTTATCTGGAGCACTTGGTCGACTCGGGCAGGGCGACGAAGAGCCCGCACTACGGCCAAGTGGGCCGCCCCGAGCTGCACTACCGCTGGGTCGCGGGGGTAGCGGGGACCGGCGGCGGGGGACGACAGGGCGGCGGGTGA
- a CDS encoding cation:dicarboxylate symporter family transporter, which translates to MAKAAKRDRTHFLYIAVIAAVVLGIIVGFAAPGVAVELKPLGTGFVNLIKMMISPIIFCTIVLGIGSVRKAAKVGAVGGLALVYFMVMSTVALAIGLVVGNFLEPGQGLNLTEAVRHAGAAQTEGGSESMTDFALGIIPTTMVSAFTGGEVLQTLLVALLVGFALQALGASGAPILRGVGHIQRLVFRVLSMIMWAAPVGAFGAMAAVVGETGVAALKSLAVIMIGFYVTCVLFVVVVLGALLRFIAGVNILMLLKYLAREFLLILSTSSSESALPRLIAKMEHLGVSRPVVGITVPTGYSFNLDGTAIYLTMASIFVAEAMNDPLSIGQQISLLVFMIIASKGAAGVTGAGLATLAGGLQSHRPELVDGVGLIVGIDRFMSEARAMTNFAGNAVATVLIGTWTKEIDKEQVAEVLAGRRPFDEQTLVDDHAPAVEEPAEDSDLPDQRGGGKEPAAARG; encoded by the coding sequence GTGGCAAAAGCCGCCAAGCGGGACCGAACCCATTTTCTGTATATCGCCGTCATCGCCGCCGTCGTGCTCGGCATCATCGTCGGCTTCGCGGCACCCGGGGTCGCGGTCGAGCTGAAGCCGCTCGGCACCGGCTTCGTGAACCTGATCAAGATGATGATCTCGCCGATCATCTTCTGCACGATCGTGCTCGGTATCGGTTCGGTCCGTAAGGCCGCCAAGGTCGGCGCCGTCGGTGGACTCGCCCTGGTGTACTTCATGGTCATGTCGACCGTGGCGCTCGCCATCGGTCTGGTCGTCGGCAACTTCCTCGAACCCGGCCAGGGCCTGAACCTGACCGAGGCCGTACGGCACGCGGGCGCCGCGCAGACCGAGGGCGGCTCCGAGTCCATGACGGACTTCGCCCTCGGCATCATCCCGACCACGATGGTCTCCGCCTTCACCGGCGGCGAGGTCCTCCAGACGCTCCTCGTCGCGCTCCTCGTCGGCTTCGCCCTCCAGGCGCTCGGCGCGTCGGGCGCGCCGATCCTGCGCGGGGTGGGCCATATCCAGCGGCTGGTCTTCCGGGTGCTTTCGATGATCATGTGGGCGGCCCCCGTGGGCGCCTTCGGCGCGATGGCGGCGGTGGTCGGCGAGACCGGTGTGGCCGCGCTGAAGTCCCTCGCGGTCATCATGATCGGCTTCTACGTCACCTGTGTGCTCTTCGTCGTCGTCGTCCTCGGCGCCCTGCTGCGGTTCATCGCCGGTGTCAACATCCTGATGCTGCTGAAGTATCTGGCGCGGGAGTTCCTGCTGATCCTCTCCACCTCGTCGTCGGAGTCGGCGCTGCCCCGCCTCATCGCGAAGATGGAGCACCTGGGCGTCAGCCGGCCCGTCGTGGGCATCACCGTCCCCACGGGGTACTCGTTCAACCTCGACGGCACCGCGATCTACCTGACGATGGCGTCGATCTTCGTGGCCGAGGCGATGAACGACCCGCTCTCCATCGGGCAGCAGATCTCGCTCCTGGTCTTCATGATCATCGCCTCGAAGGGGGCTGCCGGGGTGACCGGCGCGGGGCTCGCCACCCTCGCCGGCGGTCTCCAGTCGCACCGGCCGGAACTGGTCGACGGCGTCGGCCTGATCGTCGGTATCGACCGCTTCATGAGTGAGGCCCGCGCCATGACGAACTTCGCGGGCAACGCGGTCGCCACGGTCCTGATCGGCACCTGGACCAAGGAGATCGACAAGGAGCAGGTCGCCGAAGTGCTCGCGGGACGAAGGCCGTTCGACGAGCAGACACTCGTGGACGATCACGCGCCCGCGGTGGAAGAACCCGCCGAGGACTCCGACCTGCCCGACCAGCGGGGCGGCGGCAAGGAGCCCGCGGCGGCCCGAGGCTGA
- a CDS encoding DUF2848 domain-containing protein — MAILTFELPDGTTREVEVRRVLNAGYAGRGQDDVAAHIAELAELGVPVPEVTPSLYPVSPYLAQQTGQVFAQHGRTSGEAEWALVVADDGELLLTAACDHTDRALEVHGVAWSKNAGPDVLGRHAWRLADVESRLDTLTLRAWVTKDGKERLIQDGTLAELLTPGYWTGELSARGDLPPGTVLISGTIPMAEGVDQFADHWRVELADPATGNTIDLGYDVVALPAPIG; from the coding sequence ATGGCGATACTCACTTTCGAACTGCCCGACGGCACCACACGGGAGGTGGAGGTGCGGCGGGTGCTCAACGCCGGTTACGCCGGCCGCGGCCAGGACGATGTGGCGGCCCACATAGCCGAGCTGGCCGAGCTGGGGGTGCCGGTGCCCGAGGTGACACCGTCGCTCTACCCGGTCTCCCCGTATCTCGCGCAACAGACCGGCCAGGTCTTCGCCCAGCACGGCAGGACGTCGGGCGAGGCCGAGTGGGCGCTGGTGGTGGCGGACGACGGTGAGCTGCTGCTGACCGCCGCGTGCGACCACACCGACCGCGCCCTGGAGGTGCACGGCGTGGCCTGGAGCAAGAACGCGGGCCCCGACGTACTGGGCCGCCACGCCTGGCGCCTCGCCGACGTGGAGTCCCGGCTCGACACGCTGACCTTGCGGGCCTGGGTCACCAAGGACGGCAAGGAGCGGCTGATCCAGGACGGCACCCTCGCGGAACTGCTCACCCCTGGCTACTGGACCGGGGAGCTGTCGGCCCGCGGTGATCTGCCACCGGGCACCGTCCTCATCTCGGGGACGATCCCGATGGCCGAGGGGGTCGACCAGTTCGCCGACCACTGGCGCGTCGAGCTGGCCGACCCGGCCACGGGAAACACCATCGACCTCGGTTACGACGTGGTGGCGCTGCCCGCGCCGATCGGCTGA
- a CDS encoding MFS transporter, which yields MHDTQQDPGAASQDRSGILRAFFASLTGTALEWYDFAVYSAAAALVFGDLFFPSEDPLTGTLLAFSTYAVGYVSRPVGGIVFGRLGDVIGRKKVLIATLVLIGAATFLIGVLPTYDGIGVAAPIALVVLRFAQGVGVGGEWGGAVLLSSEFGDPKRRGFYASAAQVGPPAGNLLANGVLAALGALLTEDQFMSWGWRVAFLVSGVLVGFGLWIRVKLEETPVFKAMEAEKSRPASPVREVLTTQPRALAAAILSRVGPDVLYAMFTVFVLTYATDELNMSRGSALTAVLVGSSLQLFMIPLAGALSDRFSRRLLYGVAAVGAGIWPFVFFLMVRGGGLLPLMAGVVVALMLHSLMYGPQAAFVAEQFTPRLRYTGSSLAYTLAGIIGGAVAPLLFTALLGSFHSWIPLALYLAVAAAVTVVGLCLGRDASHAEDEDIRLVSAGPGPEDGGDPTTSTATPLATTKEETTT from the coding sequence ATGCACGACACTCAGCAGGACCCCGGGGCCGCGTCCCAGGACCGCTCCGGAATCCTCCGCGCCTTCTTCGCCAGCCTCACGGGCACGGCCCTGGAGTGGTACGACTTCGCCGTCTACTCGGCGGCGGCCGCCCTGGTCTTCGGTGACCTCTTCTTCCCCTCGGAGGACCCGCTCACCGGGACGCTGCTCGCCTTCTCGACGTACGCGGTCGGCTATGTCTCCCGCCCGGTCGGCGGAATCGTCTTCGGCAGGCTCGGCGACGTCATCGGGCGCAAGAAGGTGCTCATCGCCACGCTGGTGCTGATCGGCGCGGCCACCTTCCTCATCGGCGTCCTGCCCACCTACGACGGCATCGGCGTGGCCGCGCCCATCGCACTCGTCGTCCTGCGCTTCGCCCAGGGCGTCGGCGTCGGCGGCGAGTGGGGCGGGGCCGTCCTGCTCTCCAGCGAGTTCGGCGACCCGAAGCGGCGCGGTTTCTATGCCTCGGCCGCCCAGGTGGGCCCGCCCGCGGGCAACCTCCTCGCCAACGGGGTGCTCGCGGCGCTCGGGGCCCTGCTCACCGAGGACCAGTTCATGTCCTGGGGCTGGCGCGTCGCCTTCCTCGTCTCCGGGGTGCTGGTCGGCTTCGGGCTCTGGATCCGGGTCAAGCTGGAGGAGACCCCCGTCTTCAAGGCGATGGAGGCGGAGAAGAGCCGCCCGGCCTCCCCGGTGCGTGAAGTCCTCACCACCCAGCCCAGGGCGCTCGCCGCGGCGATCCTCTCCAGGGTCGGCCCCGATGTCCTCTACGCGATGTTCACCGTCTTCGTACTGACCTACGCCACCGACGAGCTGAACATGTCACGGGGGTCCGCGCTGACCGCCGTACTGGTCGGCTCCTCGCTCCAGCTCTTCATGATCCCGCTGGCCGGCGCCCTCTCCGACCGCTTCAGCCGGCGGCTGCTGTACGGCGTGGCCGCGGTGGGCGCGGGGATCTGGCCGTTCGTGTTCTTCCTGATGGTCAGGGGAGGCGGGCTGCTGCCGCTGATGGCCGGAGTCGTGGTCGCCCTGATGCTGCACTCGCTGATGTACGGTCCGCAGGCCGCCTTCGTGGCGGAACAGTTCACCCCCAGGCTCCGCTACACCGGCTCCTCGCTCGCCTACACACTGGCGGGCATCATCGGCGGGGCGGTGGCCCCCCTGCTCTTCACCGCGCTGCTCGGCTCCTTCCACAGCTGGATCCCGCTCGCGCTCTACCTCGCCGTGGCCGCCGCCGTCACGGTGGTGGGACTGTGTCTGGGGCGGGACGCCTCCCACGCCGAGGACGAGGACATCCGCCTGGTCTCGGCGGGGCCCGGCCCCGAAGACGGCGGCGACCCCACGACGTCGACCGCGACACCGCTCGCCACCACCAAGGAGGAGACGACCACATGA
- a CDS encoding nitrilase-related carbon-nitrogen hydrolase, with the protein MRIALAQLTTGPDPEKNLVLLQEETRRAAAAGARVVVFPEASMACFGTPLGALAEPVDGPWANAVRAIAAESDIVVVAGMFTPAGDGRVANTLLATGPGVEASYDKIHLYDAFGFAESDTVAPGSEVVTIEVDGLTMGLATCYDVRFPELFRAHADAGAALTLLAASWGAGPGKREQWELLVRARALDATLWVAAVGQADPAASGTPASSKAPTGIGYTTLAGPDGTVREQLGAEPGLLVVEVGEEEAAAVRTSIAVLANRRLRDGVVTEGCGR; encoded by the coding sequence ATGAGGATCGCGCTGGCTCAGCTCACCACGGGCCCCGACCCGGAGAAGAACCTCGTACTGCTTCAGGAGGAGACACGGAGGGCCGCCGCGGCCGGTGCCCGCGTGGTCGTCTTCCCCGAGGCGTCCATGGCCTGCTTCGGCACCCCGCTCGGGGCGCTGGCCGAGCCCGTCGACGGGCCGTGGGCGAACGCGGTGCGGGCCATCGCCGCCGAGTCGGACATCGTGGTGGTCGCTGGCATGTTCACCCCGGCGGGCGACGGAAGGGTCGCCAACACCCTGCTCGCCACGGGCCCCGGCGTCGAGGCGTCCTACGACAAGATCCACCTCTACGACGCCTTCGGCTTCGCGGAGTCCGACACGGTCGCGCCGGGCTCCGAGGTCGTCACCATCGAGGTCGACGGCCTGACGATGGGCCTCGCCACCTGCTACGACGTACGGTTCCCCGAACTGTTCCGCGCCCACGCCGACGCGGGAGCGGCACTGACCCTGCTCGCCGCGTCCTGGGGCGCGGGCCCCGGAAAGAGGGAACAGTGGGAGCTGCTGGTGCGGGCCCGCGCCCTGGACGCCACACTGTGGGTGGCGGCCGTGGGCCAGGCCGACCCGGCGGCGAGCGGCACGCCCGCCTCCTCGAAGGCGCCCACGGGCATCGGGTACACGACCCTGGCGGGACCCGACGGCACTGTCCGCGAGCAACTCGGAGCCGAACCCGGCCTGTTGGTGGTCGAGGTGGGCGAGGAGGAGGCCGCGGCGGTCCGTACCTCCATCGCCGTACTCGCCAACAGGCGGCTGCGCGACGGGGTGGTGACGGAGGGGTGTGGACGGTAG
- a CDS encoding GntR family transcriptional regulator — protein sequence MGVATSGREKAYAYLKETVLTDPEMQGEFLSEQEIADRIGVSRTPIREALLLLAAEDLVQLVPKRGARVAPLSGREISELMELRGLVERYAAEQAIRSGTPPVGELERLLARQRGLEGPDRAKEFIAVDHLFHATLVEAVGNGLLARHYDGLRSRQVRAGVVALFNRSGRQAAVIDEHTAILDAVKAGDAPAACAAIDGHLESTLRVLLAG from the coding sequence ATGGGCGTGGCGACATCGGGGCGCGAGAAGGCGTACGCGTATCTCAAGGAGACCGTGCTCACCGACCCTGAGATGCAGGGCGAGTTCCTGTCCGAGCAGGAGATCGCCGACCGGATCGGGGTCTCGCGCACCCCCATCAGGGAGGCTCTGCTGCTGCTCGCCGCGGAGGATCTGGTGCAGCTGGTGCCCAAGCGCGGGGCGCGCGTGGCGCCGCTCTCCGGCCGGGAGATCTCCGAACTGATGGAACTGCGGGGCCTGGTGGAGCGGTACGCGGCCGAGCAGGCCATCCGCTCGGGCACCCCGCCCGTCGGGGAGCTGGAGAGACTGCTCGCCCGCCAGCGCGGACTCGAAGGCCCCGACCGGGCCAAGGAGTTCATCGCCGTCGACCACCTCTTCCACGCCACGCTGGTGGAGGCCGTCGGCAACGGGCTGCTGGCCCGCCACTACGACGGGCTGCGCAGCCGTCAGGTACGGGCGGGAGTCGTGGCCCTCTTCAACCGCAGCGGCAGGCAGGCCGCCGTGATCGACGAGCACACCGCGATCCTCGACGCGGTCAAGGCGGGCGACGCGCCGGCCGCCTGCGCGGCGATCGACGGTCACCTTGAGTCGACGCTGCGGGTCCTGCTGGCGGGCTAG
- a CDS encoding TetR/AcrR family transcriptional regulator, producing MGGMTTGHSNRADTNRRRILDVALTELLRDPEASMDHIARAAGVVRRTVYGHFPSREALIAALVDSAVEAVGAAHAAGVAGAPDPATALARAVIRIWDVADRYRLLVSLAQRSVTMDGIHRRLDPVRADCARLLHQGQEAGVFRSPLPAQALAYVHEQVLFGLMEAVNDGALPAREAGPAAAITALTSAGVGPERATELVAGLRTTAT from the coding sequence ATGGGGGGCATGACCACGGGCCACAGCAACCGGGCTGACACGAACCGCCGCAGAATCCTCGATGTCGCACTCACCGAGCTGTTGCGCGACCCCGAGGCGAGCATGGACCACATCGCCAGAGCGGCGGGCGTCGTCCGGCGTACGGTCTACGGCCATTTCCCGAGCCGCGAGGCGCTGATCGCCGCGCTCGTGGACAGCGCGGTCGAGGCGGTGGGCGCCGCCCACGCCGCCGGGGTCGCCGGAGCGCCCGACCCCGCCACGGCGCTCGCCCGCGCCGTCATCAGGATCTGGGACGTGGCCGACCGCTACCGGCTGCTGGTCTCGCTGGCCCAGCGCAGCGTCACGATGGACGGCATCCACCGGCGCCTCGATCCGGTCCGCGCGGACTGCGCCCGGCTGCTGCACCAGGGCCAGGAGGCCGGCGTCTTCCGTTCACCACTGCCCGCGCAGGCACTCGCCTACGTACACGAGCAGGTGCTCTTCGGGCTGATGGAAGCGGTCAACGACGGCGCGCTCCCCGCGCGGGAGGCGGGCCCCGCAGCCGCGATCACCGCGCTCACCTCGGCGGGCGTCGGTCCCGAGCGGGCCACCGAACTGGTGGCGGGGCTCCGGACGACCGCCACCTGA